One Streptomyces hundungensis DNA segment encodes these proteins:
- a CDS encoding ParA family protein → MSVRGLSPSGPEAVGSVAVRAFETTPVPAHAGMVPTQHMTTAPRMMDGLHVNATAGNESGRDTAALADFDEVPQGHFYDPDAEYEPDPEYAATLAPDAARQRRERIGPTGRPLPYFPIPGPLTDHGPAKIIAMCNQKGGVGKTTSTINLGAALAEYGRRVLLVDFDPQGALSVGLGVNPMELDLTVYNLLMERGMSADEVLLKTAVPNMDLLPSNIDLSAAEVQLVSEVARESTLQRALKPLMQDYDYIVIDCQPSLGLLTVNALTAAHKVIVPLECEFFALRGVALLTETIEKVQERLNPDLELDGILATMYDSRTVHSREVLARVVEAFDDHVYHTVIGRTVRFPETTVAGEPITTYASNSVGAAAYRQLAREVLARCHAE, encoded by the coding sequence ATGTCCGTACGGGGCCTGAGCCCTTCGGGGCCCGAGGCTGTCGGCTCCGTCGCGGTCCGCGCCTTCGAAACCACACCGGTCCCCGCCCACGCGGGGATGGTCCCCACCCAGCACATGACGACAGCCCCACGGATGATGGACGGCCTACACGTGAACGCCACGGCCGGCAACGAGAGCGGCCGGGACACCGCCGCTCTCGCCGACTTTGACGAGGTGCCCCAGGGGCACTTCTACGACCCCGACGCCGAGTACGAGCCCGACCCCGAGTACGCGGCCACCCTCGCCCCGGACGCTGCCCGCCAGCGCCGCGAGCGGATCGGCCCGACCGGACGGCCGCTGCCGTACTTCCCGATCCCGGGCCCGCTGACCGACCACGGTCCCGCGAAGATCATCGCGATGTGCAACCAGAAGGGCGGCGTGGGCAAGACGACGTCGACCATCAACCTGGGTGCCGCGCTCGCGGAGTACGGACGCCGCGTGCTGCTCGTCGACTTCGACCCGCAGGGAGCCCTGTCGGTCGGCCTCGGCGTGAACCCGATGGAACTCGACCTCACCGTCTACAACCTGCTCATGGAGCGGGGCATGTCGGCCGACGAGGTGCTGCTCAAGACCGCGGTCCCCAACATGGACCTGCTGCCGAGCAACATCGACCTGTCCGCCGCCGAGGTGCAGTTGGTGAGCGAGGTCGCGCGCGAGTCCACGCTCCAGCGGGCGCTCAAGCCGCTGATGCAGGACTACGACTACATCGTGATCGACTGTCAGCCCTCGCTCGGCCTGCTCACCGTGAACGCCCTGACGGCGGCTCACAAGGTGATCGTGCCGCTGGAGTGCGAGTTCTTCGCGCTGCGCGGTGTCGCGCTGCTGACCGAGACGATCGAGAAGGTGCAGGAACGCCTCAACCCCGACCTGGAGTTGGACGGCATCCTCGCCACGATGTACGACTCGCGCACGGTGCACAGCCGCGAGGTCCTGGCCCGGGTGGTCGAGGCCTTCGACGACCACGTCTACCACACGGTCATCGGCCGCACGGTGCGCTTCCCGGAGACCACGGTCGCCGGTGAGCCCATCACGACGTACGCCTCCAACTCCGTCGGCGCGGCCGCCTACCGCCAGCTCGCCAGGGAGGTGCTCGCCCGGTGTCACGCCGAGTGA